The genomic window AAGCCGGGGTGTTAACTAAAGATGCAGAAGAAGATAAAATCAGTTTTGACGCTGAATTTTAATAAAAACCATAACTCACACACAAACTATAAAAATCAAACAGAACTAGTTTGATTTTTAAACAACTAGTATCATTCTGAGCCTATCACGGCGGCTATAGTTAACCTGGCAACCGTAATTTTAAGTATAGCCGCTGATGGAACGGGCTCAGTTTGACTTTTTTTAAAGTTGATTACTTGGTAAAATAAGAATTGATGTAATAATAATAGTAGTATTTCCCGACTGGAAAACTGCTTTGAAATAGTAAAGGAAACCTCAAATTTTAATAAAAATAAAAACCACAAAAAATCCCGAAGCATATGTATGTAATTAAGAGAGACGGCCATAAAGAGCCGATTATGTTTGACAAAATCACTGCCCGAGTAAGAAAACTATGCTATAGTTTAAATCCTCTGGTAGACCCGGTAAAGGTTGCAATGCGTGTCATAGAAGGTTTATACGATGGGGTTACTACCAGTGAACTGGATAACCTGGCGGCTGAGATTGCAGCAACCATGACAATTACCCACCCGGATTACGCAAAGTTAGCAGCACGGATTTCGGTTTCTAACTTACATAAAAATACGAAGAAAACATTTTCTGAGGTAGTTACGGATTTATACGAATATATTAATCCGAGAACGGGTAAAAAATCGCCTTTAATTGCAGATGAGGTCTATAAAGTAATTAAAGAAAATAAAGAAAAGTTAGATTCTACCATTATTTATAATCGGGATTTCGGGTATGATTATTTTGGGTTTAAAACCTTGGAGCGGTCCTATTTATTAAAGATTGATGGTAAAATAGCAGAACGGCCACAACATATGTTAATGCGTGTTTCTATCGGGATTCACCTTAACGACCTGGACGCAGCTATCGAGACCTATGAGTTGATGTCTAAAAAATTCTTTACGCATGCAACTCCCACGCTTTTTAACTCCGGGACACCTAAACCTCAGATGTCATCTTGCTTTTTGTTGACCACCAAGGATGACAGCATTGATGGTATTTATGATACCTTAAAACAAACGGCCAAAATATCACAATCTGCCGGAGGAATCGGGCTTTCTATTCATAATGTACGAGCCACCGGTTCGTATATTGCCGGTACTAATGGGACCTCAAACGGGATCGTGCCTATGCTTAAAGTCTTTAATGATACAGCACGTTATGTAGACCAGGGTGGGGGCAAACGTAAAGGTTCTTTTGCTATTTACGTAGAGCCGTGGCATGCGGATATTTTTGATTTCCTGGATTTAAAAAAGAACCACGGAAAAGAAGAAATGCGCGCCAGGGATTTATTTTATGCCATGTGGATTCCGGATTTATTTATGGAAAGAGTACAAACCGATGGGACCTGGACGCTGATGTGTCCTAACGAATGCCCGGGGCTTTATGACATGCACGGAGAAGCTTTTGAAAAGAAATATGAGCAATACGAAGCCGAAGGAAAAGGAAGAAAAACGATCAAAGCCAGGGAACTATGGGAGAAAATATTAGAATCCCAAATTGAAACCGGTACCCCGTACATGTTGTACAAAGATGCGGCTAATAGAAAGTCAAACCAGCAAAACCTGGGTACTATCCGTTCTTCCAATTTATGTACGGAAATTTTAGAATATACCAGCCCTGATGAGATAGCAGTGTGTAACCTGGCATCCATTGCCTTACCGATGTTTGTAAAGAACGGGTCCTTTGATCATAAAGAATTATTCAGGATTACCAAGAGAGTTACTAAAAACCTAAACAGGGTGATTGATCGTAACTATTATCCGGTAAAAGAAGCAGAAAACTCAAATATAAGACACCGTCCTATTGGATTAGGGGTACAAGGACTGGCAGATACCTTTATTCAATTGCGCATGCCCTTTACCAGTGACGAAGCTAAGCAACTGAACCAGGAAATTTTTGAAACTTTGTATTTTGCAGCAGTTACCGCTTCTATGGAAGAGGCTAAAGTAGATGGTCCATATCAAAGTTATGAAGGTTCCCCGATTTCCAAAGGAGAATTTCAATATAACCTTTGGGGGATTAAAGATGAAGAATTAAGTGGTCGTTGGGACTGGGCAAAACTACGTAAGCAAGTCCTTAAGAACGGGGTTCGGAATTCATTATTAGTAGCGCCTATGCCTACCGCTTCCACTTCACAGATTTTAGGAAATAATGAAGCCTTTGAACCTTACACCAGTAATATTTATACCAGACGCGTGCTTTCCGGAGAGTTTATCGTGGTTAACAAACATCTTTTAGAAGATTTAGTAAACTTAGGACTATGGAGCGATGACTTAAAAGACGCCATCATGCGGGCTAACGGTTCCGTTCAGAACATTGACGGGATACCGCAGGAACTTAAAGATCTTTATAAGACAGTTTGGGAGTTGAGTATGAAGGATATTATTGATATGTCTCGCCATAGAGGGTATTTTATCGATCAGTCACAATCTCTTAATTTATTTATGGAAGGGGCAACAATGTCAAAACTGACCTCTATGCATTTTTACGCCTGGAAAAGTGGTTTAAAAACAGGAATGTACTACTTACGAACAAAATCTGCGGTAGATGCTATCAAATTTACATTAAGTAACGCAAAAA from Aquimarina sp. ERC-38 includes these protein-coding regions:
- a CDS encoding ribonucleoside-diphosphate reductase subunit alpha, which produces MYVIKRDGHKEPIMFDKITARVRKLCYSLNPLVDPVKVAMRVIEGLYDGVTTSELDNLAAEIAATMTITHPDYAKLAARISVSNLHKNTKKTFSEVVTDLYEYINPRTGKKSPLIADEVYKVIKENKEKLDSTIIYNRDFGYDYFGFKTLERSYLLKIDGKIAERPQHMLMRVSIGIHLNDLDAAIETYELMSKKFFTHATPTLFNSGTPKPQMSSCFLLTTKDDSIDGIYDTLKQTAKISQSAGGIGLSIHNVRATGSYIAGTNGTSNGIVPMLKVFNDTARYVDQGGGKRKGSFAIYVEPWHADIFDFLDLKKNHGKEEMRARDLFYAMWIPDLFMERVQTDGTWTLMCPNECPGLYDMHGEAFEKKYEQYEAEGKGRKTIKARELWEKILESQIETGTPYMLYKDAANRKSNQQNLGTIRSSNLCTEILEYTSPDEIAVCNLASIALPMFVKNGSFDHKELFRITKRVTKNLNRVIDRNYYPVKEAENSNIRHRPIGLGVQGLADTFIQLRMPFTSDEAKQLNQEIFETLYFAAVTASMEEAKVDGPYQSYEGSPISKGEFQYNLWGIKDEELSGRWDWAKLRKQVLKNGVRNSLLVAPMPTASTSQILGNNEAFEPYTSNIYTRRVLSGEFIVVNKHLLEDLVNLGLWSDDLKDAIMRANGSVQNIDGIPQELKDLYKTVWELSMKDIIDMSRHRGYFIDQSQSLNLFMEGATMSKLTSMHFYAWKSGLKTGMYYLRTKSAVDAIKFTLSNAKKKKPLIEETIATTTKIRETKVNGAVEVSSQPTVTTEGTSLSPEELKALIAQSKEAEGDDCLMCGS